Proteins co-encoded in one Bacteroidales bacterium genomic window:
- the ileS gene encoding isoleucine--tRNA ligase, which translates to MKKYPEYKNLSLTDIADNVLDFWKDNNVFEQSLKKNEGKESFVFYEGPPSANGQPGIHHVMSRAIKDIFCRYKTLKGYYVKRKAGWDTHGLPVEISVEKSLGITKEDIGKKISIADYNKECRKEVMKYKDMWDDLTVKMGYWVDLDDPYITFKSKYIETLWYLLAKIYEKGYLYKGYTIQPYSPAAGTGLSSHELNQPGCYRDVKDTTATVQFQAIRNEKSEFLFGKTGLPIAFMAWTTTPWTLPSNTALAVGANITYYQVETLNPYTLEKVCLILGKDLLPKYFNSNGEGLELDSYDPEKKIIPYKVIDSFTGKELEGVRYEQLIPWIRPNGDAFRVILGDYVSTEDGTGIVHIAPTFGADDARVGQSAGIVPLLLMDKDGNKRPMVDTSGRFYRIEDLDDNFVKDFVNVDLYKSFAGRYVKNSYSENLTDNDPTVDVDICVMLKQQNKAFKIEKHIHNYPHCWRTDKPVLYYPLDSWFIKSTAVKDRLIELNDTINWKPKATGTGRFGNWLENLQDWNLSRSRYWGTPLPIWSTEDGKERICISSVEHLCNEINKSIATGFMQENPYKDFVPGDYSDENYDKIDLHRPYVDEIILVSPSGNPMKRESDLIDVWFDSGAMPFAQYHYPFEKAPLGTDIEPLKGSYPADFIAEGVDQTRGWFYTLHAISTMCFDSVSFKTCISNGLVLDKNGNKMSKRLGNGVDPFETIAKYGPDATRWYMITNAQPWDNLKFDIDGIAEVQRKFFGTLYNTYSFFSLYANLDNFTYKEKDIDFNSRPEIDRWILSELNSLIKFVDECYADYEPTKVGREIQTFVCDYLSNWYVRLCRRRFWKGEYNEDKISAYQTLYTCLSTVAKLISPIAPFFGERLYCDLNNISGAENYISVHLTDFPVANNSYIDSKLEERMQMAQNISSMALSLRKRTNIRVRQPLSKIMLPVISEDFIEQIDKVKDLILSEINIKEIIYLKDDENILTKKVKPDFKVLGPKYGKNMKSIADNINLLSQNEINKLEKGENIDFVIDGNNIELNKEDVIILTEDIPGWVVLSEGILIVALDINITEDLLLEGYAREFVNRIQNLRKENDFNVTDRIQIIVENSDTFELVNNKYNSYICSETLTDSLTFVKSIENHDKIELDLTNGLIISILIKRSQEA; encoded by the coding sequence ATGAAGAAATATCCTGAATATAAAAATCTTAGCTTAACAGATATCGCAGATAACGTACTCGATTTCTGGAAAGACAATAATGTTTTTGAGCAATCTTTGAAAAAAAATGAAGGAAAAGAGTCGTTTGTATTCTACGAAGGACCGCCTTCAGCAAACGGACAACCGGGAATACATCATGTGATGTCGCGGGCTATTAAAGATATTTTCTGCAGATATAAAACATTAAAGGGATATTATGTAAAACGTAAAGCCGGATGGGATACGCACGGGCTTCCTGTGGAAATCAGTGTGGAGAAAAGTCTCGGTATTACTAAGGAAGATATCGGCAAAAAAATAAGTATTGCCGATTACAATAAAGAGTGCCGTAAGGAAGTGATGAAGTATAAAGACATGTGGGACGACCTTACAGTCAAAATGGGCTATTGGGTTGATCTTGATGATCCGTACATCACTTTCAAAAGTAAATATATTGAAACCTTGTGGTATCTTCTCGCTAAGATTTATGAGAAAGGTTATCTTTACAAAGGATATACCATTCAACCGTATTCTCCTGCTGCCGGCACCGGATTGAGTTCACACGAGCTTAATCAACCCGGTTGCTACCGCGATGTTAAAGACACTACCGCAACCGTTCAATTCCAAGCTATCCGCAACGAAAAATCGGAATTTCTTTTCGGCAAAACAGGTCTTCCGATTGCTTTTATGGCCTGGACTACAACTCCGTGGACTCTGCCTTCCAATACCGCTCTGGCCGTCGGTGCAAATATAACTTATTATCAGGTTGAAACTCTAAACCCTTATACTTTAGAAAAAGTTTGTTTGATTTTAGGTAAAGATTTGCTGCCGAAATATTTTAACTCCAACGGCGAAGGTTTAGAATTAGATTCTTACGATCCCGAGAAAAAGATTATTCCTTATAAAGTAATTGATTCTTTCACAGGAAAAGAGCTCGAAGGTGTTAGATACGAACAACTTATCCCATGGATCAGGCCAAATGGCGATGCCTTCAGAGTAATTCTCGGTGATTATGTTTCTACTGAAGACGGAACAGGTATCGTTCATATTGCTCCTACTTTCGGTGCCGATGATGCCCGCGTTGGTCAATCCGCAGGAATAGTTCCGTTGTTATTAATGGATAAAGACGGAAATAAACGCCCTATGGTTGATACATCCGGACGTTTCTACAGAATTGAAGATCTTGATGATAATTTTGTAAAAGATTTTGTGAATGTTGATCTTTACAAGAGCTTTGCCGGACGTTATGTAAAGAATTCGTATTCGGAAAATTTGACAGATAATGATCCGACTGTGGATGTTGATATTTGCGTCATGTTGAAGCAGCAGAACAAGGCTTTCAAAATAGAAAAACATATTCACAATTATCCGCATTGCTGGCGTACAGACAAACCTGTTTTATATTATCCTTTGGATTCTTGGTTTATCAAGTCAACCGCTGTAAAAGATCGGTTGATCGAACTTAATGATACAATAAATTGGAAACCCAAAGCAACCGGAACAGGGCGTTTCGGTAATTGGTTGGAAAATCTTCAAGATTGGAATCTCAGCAGATCCCGTTATTGGGGCACTCCCCTACCGATTTGGAGTACTGAAGACGGTAAAGAACGTATCTGTATTTCATCGGTTGAACATCTTTGCAATGAAATCAACAAATCTATTGCAACGGGATTTATGCAAGAAAATCCATACAAAGATTTCGTTCCGGGAGATTATTCTGATGAGAATTATGATAAAATTGATCTTCACCGTCCGTATGTCGATGAAATTATTTTGGTTTCTCCAAGTGGAAATCCGATGAAACGGGAAAGCGATCTCATAGATGTTTGGTTTGATTCCGGAGCTATGCCTTTCGCTCAATATCATTATCCTTTTGAAAAGGCTCCTCTCGGAACTGATATCGAACCGTTAAAAGGTTCATATCCTGCCGATTTCATCGCAGAAGGCGTTGATCAAACAAGAGGCTGGTTCTATACTTTGCATGCTATTTCAACAATGTGTTTCGATTCTGTTTCCTTTAAAACATGTATATCAAACGGGTTAGTTTTGGACAAGAACGGAAATAAAATGTCTAAACGCCTCGGTAACGGAGTAGATCCTTTCGAAACAATTGCAAAATACGGTCCCGATGCTACTCGCTGGTACATGATAACAAACGCTCAGCCTTGGGATAATCTGAAATTTGACATAGACGGTATCGCCGAAGTTCAGCGTAAATTCTTCGGAACTCTCTATAATACATACTCTTTCTTTTCTTTATATGCCAATCTGGATAATTTTACTTATAAAGAAAAAGATATTGATTTTAATTCCCGTCCCGAAATTGATAGATGGATTTTATCGGAATTAAATTCATTAATAAAGTTTGTTGACGAATGTTATGCCGATTATGAGCCGACAAAAGTCGGAAGAGAAATTCAAACTTTTGTATGCGACTATCTTTCAAATTGGTACGTTCGCTTATGCAGAAGAAGATTCTGGAAAGGTGAGTATAATGAAGATAAGATATCGGCATATCAAACTTTATACACTTGCTTATCTACAGTAGCGAAACTGATTAGTCCGATAGCCCCTTTCTTCGGAGAAAGACTTTATTGCGATTTAAATAATATTTCCGGAGCTGAAAATTATATTAGTGTGCATTTAACAGATTTTCCGGTTGCAAATAATTCTTATATAGATAGTAAACTGGAAGAGCGAATGCAAATGGCTCAAAATATTTCGTCAATGGCTTTATCGTTAAGAAAACGTACCAACATCAGGGTTCGTCAGCCGTTGAGTAAAATCATGCTTCCGGTAATTTCAGAAGATTTCATTGAGCAAATTGATAAGGTTAAAGATTTGATACTCTCCGAGATAAATATCAAAGAAATTATTTATCTTAAAGACGATGAAAATATCTTAACTAAAAAGGTAAAACCGGATTTCAAAGTTTTAGGTCCTAAATACGGAAAAAACATGAAGTCAATTGCAGATAATATCAATCTTTTATCTCAAAATGAAATTAACAAATTGGAAAAAGGAGAAAACATTGATTTTGTTATTGACGGAAATAATATTGAATTGAACAAAGAAGATGTTATAATTCTTACCGAAGATATTCCGGGCTGGGTTGTTCTCAGCGAAGGTATTTTGATTGTTGCCTTAGATATTAACATTACCGAAGATTTATTATTAGAAGGTTATGCGCGTGAGTTTGTTAACAGAATACAAAATCTTAGAAAAGAAAATGATTTCAATGTTACCGACAGAATACAAATTATTGTTGAAAATTCGGATACCTTTGAGCTTGTAAATAATAAATATAATTCGTACATTTGTTCGGAAACTTTAACAGATAGTTTGACATTTGTTAAATCTATAGAAAATCATGATAAGATTGAGCTGGATTTAACAAATGGACTAATTATTAGCATTTTAATTAAAAGAAGTCAGGAGGCTTAA
- a CDS encoding TraR/DksA C4-type zinc finger protein gives MEETEKKRYSKEELDEFKTIIEEKLETARKDLDMLREAIIGSSDNDTADTSPTFKVLEEGQSVLSKEENGRLALRQQKFIESLEMALIRIENGTYGICRETGKLISKDRLRSVPHATLSIEAKKSQGSK, from the coding sequence ATGGAAGAAACTGAAAAAAAACGTTATAGTAAAGAAGAGCTTGATGAATTCAAAACCATCATTGAAGAGAAACTTGAAACAGCAAGAAAAGACCTTGATATGTTAAGAGAAGCTATTATCGGTTCAAGTGATAATGACACTGCCGATACATCGCCTACCTTCAAGGTTTTGGAAGAAGGACAATCGGTTCTTTCAAAAGAAGAAAACGGAAGATTGGCTCTCAGACAACAAAAGTTCATAGAATCATTAGAGATGGCTTTGATAAGAATTGAAAACGGCACTTACGGAATTTGTCGTGAAACCGGAAAACTAATTTCCAAAGATAGATTAAGAAGCGTTCCTCACGCTACATTAAGTATTGAAGCCAAAAAAAGTCAAGGGTCAAAATAA
- a CDS encoding lipoprotein signal peptidase, with product MKKSILIVFLVVLADQILKIWVKLNMRLGQSINIIGDRIQLYFIENEGMAFGMQFGGDWGKLILTLVRIVAVILLFVLVYKLTKNNKIKIGLIISLSLIIAGAMGNIFDSVFYGVLFSESTPFQAATFLPDGGGYASLMHGKVVDMFYCPILRGTYPQWFPFVGGDNFIFFRPIFNIADSAITIGCIWLFIGYRRFFPRNEEE from the coding sequence ATGAAAAAATCTATTTTAATAGTATTTCTGGTCGTTTTAGCCGATCAAATATTAAAAATATGGGTAAAGCTTAATATGCGTCTGGGTCAATCAATAAATATTATTGGCGACCGTATTCAGCTTTACTTTATAGAAAATGAAGGCATGGCGTTCGGCATGCAATTCGGAGGGGACTGGGGTAAGCTCATCTTAACATTGGTACGTATTGTTGCGGTGATACTTCTTTTTGTTTTGGTTTATAAACTCACAAAAAACAATAAGATAAAAATAGGATTAATAATTTCATTATCATTAATTATAGCCGGTGCTATGGGAAATATTTTCGATAGTGTTTTTTACGGAGTTTTGTTTAGTGAAAGTACTCCTTTTCAAGCAGCAACTTTCTTACCTGACGGTGGCGGTTATGCTTCTTTAATGCACGGAAAAGTTGTAGATATGTTTTATTGTCCCATATTACGGGGTACCTATCCACAGTGGTTTCCGTTTGTCGGAGGTGATAATTTTATATTTTTCCGTCCTATATTCAACATTGCCGATTCTGCAATAACTATCGGATGCATTTGGTTGTTTATCGGTTATAGAAGATTCTTTCCTAGAAACGAAGAAGAATAG
- the rsxA gene encoding electron transport complex subunit RsxA, whose product MEYIIIIIAAIFVNNVVLAQFLGICPFIGVSRKVETALGMGMAVLFVMTLATIVTWVINTYVLKPYGLDAFLQTLSFILVIAALVQMVEIVLKKVAPALYQALGIFLPLITTNCAVLGVALLTVQKEYTLGLGVTYAAATAIGFALALVIFAGIREQLDKSEVPEGMKGTPIALVTAGLLAMAFMGFSGLV is encoded by the coding sequence ATGGAATATATAATTATAATAATAGCTGCAATCTTCGTTAATAACGTTGTTTTAGCACAGTTTTTAGGAATTTGCCCGTTTATAGGAGTTTCCCGCAAAGTTGAAACTGCTTTGGGCATGGGCATGGCGGTACTTTTCGTAATGACTTTAGCTACCATTGTTACATGGGTTATCAATACTTATGTATTAAAACCTTATGGCTTGGATGCTTTTCTACAAACTTTGAGTTTTATTCTTGTTATTGCCGCTTTGGTTCAAATGGTAGAAATCGTTTTAAAGAAAGTTGCTCCGGCTTTATATCAGGCACTCGGAATCTTTCTTCCTTTAATTACAACTAATTGCGCCGTACTTGGTGTTGCACTTTTAACCGTTCAAAAAGAATATACTTTGGGGCTCGGTGTAACTTATGCAGCAGCAACTGCAATAGGTTTTGCCTTAGCACTTGTAATTTTTGCCGGTATCAGAGAACAGCTTGATAAGTCTGAAGTTCCCGAAGGAATGAAAGGCACACCTATAGCCTTAGTTACGGCAGGATTGCTTGCAATGGCTTTTATGGGATTCTCCGGATTAGTTTAA
- a CDS encoding electron transport complex subunit E — protein sequence MNQWNNFTKGLLKENPLLVLVLGMCPSLAVTTSAINGLGMGLATTFVLLMSNIFISLLKNLIADNIRIPAYIVVIATFVTVVDLMMKAYIPDLHSQLGLFIPLIVVNCIVLGRAEAFASKNNVLSSAFDGLGMGLGFTLALVVLGSIREILGSMSIFGWKFAAGDGALLFVLAPGAFICLGFLMALTNKLVKK from the coding sequence ATGAATCAATGGAATAATTTTACTAAAGGTTTATTAAAGGAAAATCCATTGCTTGTACTTGTGCTTGGAATGTGTCCTTCTTTAGCGGTAACTACTTCGGCAATTAATGGTTTGGGAATGGGACTTGCAACCACATTTGTCTTACTTATGTCTAACATTTTTATTTCATTATTGAAAAATCTGATTGCCGATAATATTAGAATTCCGGCGTACATTGTTGTTATTGCAACTTTCGTTACTGTGGTTGATTTAATGATGAAGGCATATATTCCTGATTTACACTCACAACTCGGATTATTTATTCCTCTTATTGTTGTAAACTGTATAGTTCTTGGCCGTGCCGAAGCATTTGCATCAAAGAACAATGTTCTTTCATCTGCGTTTGACGGTTTGGGAATGGGACTCGGATTTACTCTCGCACTTGTTGTTTTAGGTTCGATAAGAGAAATCTTAGGTTCGATGTCAATCTTCGGATGGAAATTTGCGGCCGGTGACGGTGCTTTATTATTCGTATTGGCTCCGGGAGCTTTCATTTGTCTTGGCTTTTTGATGGCATTAACAAATAAATTGGTTAAAAAGTAA
- a CDS encoding RnfABCDGE type electron transport complex subunit G — protein MAKLKSTLPNMVLVLGLIAAVTSLLLAYVYTITKEPVERAQIQKLNTAIGEVVPGVDSFKEYKAVQHAGDGSVIDSLTFYNVFDNEGNLIGTAVKSYDKGGFNGLITVLVGFNNDGNIIKSLPLEQAETPGLGDKLERNKSNFTQQFDGINPSEVNIKVKKDGGELDAITAATISSRAYSRAVQLAYDTFMTNKQTNEEGGDDESME, from the coding sequence GTGGCTAAATTAAAATCTACATTACCTAATATGGTTTTAGTATTAGGATTGATTGCAGCGGTAACATCGTTGTTGCTCGCTTATGTTTATACAATAACTAAAGAGCCGGTTGAAAGAGCTCAAATTCAAAAACTTAATACGGCAATAGGCGAAGTTGTTCCGGGTGTAGATTCATTTAAGGAATATAAAGCTGTACAACATGCAGGAGACGGTTCGGTTATTGATTCTTTAACATTTTATAATGTGTTTGATAATGAAGGCAATCTTATCGGAACTGCAGTAAAATCTTATGATAAAGGCGGTTTCAACGGATTAATTACGGTATTGGTAGGTTTTAATAATGACGGAAATATTATTAAAAGTTTACCTTTGGAACAAGCAGAAACTCCGGGTTTAGGAGATAAATTGGAAAGAAATAAATCTAATTTTACACAACAATTTGATGGAATTAATCCTTCCGAAGTTAATATCAAAGTTAAAAAAGACGGAGGAGAGTTGGATGCAATTACGGCAGCAACAATTTCGTCAAGGGCGTATAGTAGAGCTGTTCAACTTGCTTATGACACATTTATGACAAATAAACAAACAAATGAAGAAGGAGGTGATGATGAATCAATGGAATAA
- a CDS encoding RnfABCDGE type electron transport complex subunit D translates to MMSLLKVSGSPHVHGDQSVEKIMKYVCLALLPTVLVAIYCFGLGAVKVLLISILSCVFFEWFIQKLFLKATPTIKDYSAVLTGILLALNVPSSLPWYMIIIGSFVAIAIAKMAFGGLGNNIFNPALVGRVFLLISFPVQMTLWPKPFDSSRMLLFNGFKNLDQTIVDAVTGPTPLGILQGSGTEAIHSSNYVDYVMGFMGGSIGEISALAILLGGIFLLWRKIITWHIPVSFILTSFIFAGILWLVDPMRFADPFFHILTGGLMLGAVFMATDMVTSPMTPKGMLLFGFGCGLITILIRSFGSYPEGVSFAILIMNAFVPLINKGFKPKRFGKEVKRG, encoded by the coding sequence ATTATGAGTTTGTTAAAAGTATCAGGGTCGCCACATGTTCATGGAGACCAGTCTGTTGAAAAAATAATGAAATACGTGTGTCTGGCATTATTACCTACAGTTTTAGTAGCAATTTATTGTTTCGGTTTGGGAGCAGTAAAAGTGCTTTTAATTTCTATTCTTTCATGCGTGTTTTTCGAATGGTTTATTCAGAAATTATTTTTAAAAGCAACGCCTACAATCAAAGATTATTCTGCCGTACTGACGGGAATATTATTGGCCTTGAATGTTCCGAGTTCTTTGCCGTGGTATATGATAATTATAGGTTCTTTTGTCGCTATTGCAATCGCAAAGATGGCTTTCGGCGGATTGGGAAATAATATTTTCAACCCTGCATTAGTAGGAAGAGTTTTCTTGTTGATTTCCTTTCCGGTTCAGATGACACTTTGGCCAAAACCTTTTGATTCCTCAAGAATGTTACTTTTTAATGGATTTAAAAATTTAGACCAAACAATTGTTGACGCAGTTACAGGACCAACTCCGTTGGGAATTTTACAAGGTAGCGGAACAGAGGCTATACATAGTAGTAATTATGTTGATTATGTAATGGGTTTTATGGGTGGTTCCATTGGTGAAATATCAGCTTTGGCAATATTATTAGGCGGGATTTTTCTGTTATGGAGAAAAATCATCACTTGGCATATTCCGGTTTCGTTCATTCTAACATCATTCATTTTTGCAGGAATTTTGTGGTTAGTGGATCCGATGCGTTTTGCAGACCCTTTCTTCCATATCTTAACCGGCGGTTTGATGCTTGGAGCCGTATTCATGGCTACGGACATGGTTACTTCACCGATGACACCGAAAGGAATGTTGCTGTTCGGCTTCGGTTGCGGATTGATTACAATTTTAATACGCTCTTTTGGCTCTTATCCCGAAGGTGTATCTTTTGCAATATTGATAATGAATGCGTTTGTTCCTTTAATTAATAAAGGATTCAAACCAAAAAGATTCGGAAAGGAGGTTAAACGTGGCTAA
- the rsxC gene encoding electron transport complex subunit RsxC, whose protein sequence is MLKTFKMGGIHPEENKLSSQAAIEVFPLPEKVYISVSQHLGVPAVPIVAKGDKVKTGDLIAKAEAFISANIHSSVSGTVEKIDEWIDTSGYKVPHIIIKVEGDEWNETIDRTPELIRDIKLSPEEIVQKIKEMGVVGLGGAAFPTHVKFMIPEGKKADSLIINAVECEPYLTSDHRLMLERPHELLIGTQILKKALKVDKAYIGIENNKKDAIELLSKLAVEYPGIEIVPLKMKYPQGAEKQLIKAILNREVPSGKLPIDIGCVVNNSGSTFATYEAVQKNKPLFERVVTVTGKTVGKPSNFLVRIGTPIIELLNKVEIDLKTVGKIISGGPMMGKAVISTEIPVTKGTSGLLLMDESESHRGIVRNCIRCAKCVEACPMGLEPYLIAILVKNEAWDEVEKANVMDCMECGCCQFTCPSYRPLLDYLRVGKRKVGQIIRNRAK, encoded by the coding sequence ATTTTGAAAACATTTAAAATGGGAGGTATTCATCCCGAAGAGAATAAATTATCAAGCCAAGCGGCGATTGAAGTCTTTCCCTTACCTGAAAAAGTTTACATTTCTGTATCACAACATCTTGGAGTACCCGCTGTACCCATTGTTGCTAAAGGCGATAAAGTTAAAACGGGAGATTTAATTGCAAAAGCAGAAGCTTTTATCTCTGCAAATATTCATTCTTCCGTATCGGGAACAGTGGAAAAAATTGATGAATGGATTGATACTTCAGGCTACAAAGTCCCTCATATCATTATCAAAGTTGAGGGTGATGAATGGAACGAAACTATAGATAGGACTCCCGAACTTATTCGAGACATTAAATTAAGTCCCGAGGAAATTGTTCAGAAGATTAAGGAAATGGGAGTTGTGGGACTTGGAGGCGCGGCCTTCCCTACACATGTCAAATTTATGATTCCCGAAGGCAAGAAAGCGGATAGTCTTATTATCAATGCAGTTGAATGTGAGCCGTATCTTACATCTGATCATCGGCTTATGCTTGAAAGACCGCACGAACTTTTAATCGGAACACAAATCCTGAAAAAAGCTTTGAAAGTAGATAAAGCATATATCGGTATCGAAAATAATAAAAAAGATGCAATAGAATTGCTTTCTAAATTGGCTGTGGAGTATCCGGGCATTGAAATAGTTCCGCTCAAAATGAAGTATCCTCAAGGTGCTGAAAAACAATTGATAAAAGCTATTCTCAATAGAGAAGTTCCTTCCGGAAAACTTCCCATAGATATTGGTTGCGTTGTAAATAATTCCGGATCCACTTTTGCTACTTACGAAGCTGTACAAAAGAATAAGCCACTGTTCGAAAGAGTTGTTACTGTTACCGGAAAAACTGTCGGTAAGCCCTCTAATTTCTTGGTTCGTATAGGTACTCCGATTATTGAACTGTTAAATAAGGTTGAGATTGATTTAAAAACTGTCGGAAAGATTATTTCCGGCGGGCCGATGATGGGTAAAGCCGTAATATCTACTGAGATTCCTGTAACTAAAGGAACATCAGGATTATTGCTTATGGATGAATCGGAAAGCCATAGAGGAATAGTGCGGAATTGTATCAGATGTGCTAAATGTGTCGAAGCTTGTCCGATGGGATTAGAACCGTATTTAATTGCAATCTTGGTTAAAAACGAAGCTTGGGATGAAGTTGAAAAAGCAAATGTCATGGATTGTATGGAATGCGGGTGTTGTCAATTTACATGCCCATCTTATCGTCCATTATTAGACTACCTTAGAGTAGGAAAGAGAAAAGTTGGTCAAATTATTAGAAACAGAGCTAAATAA
- a CDS encoding RnfABCDGE type electron transport complex subunit B: MNSILIISVVVLTLIGVISAIILYFAAKKFYVKEDDRIPVILDLLPGANCGGCGFTGCKALVEAMIEKGDMTGFSCPGAGSEAMDKIASILGLVAEKNEPKIAVVRCAGSRDKARPKVTYEGISSCSFANSLSAGESGCKYGCLGYGDCVASCKFDAIYIDETTGLPVVSEENCTSCGVCVKNCPRNIIEIRNKGPKNRRIYVSCINKEKGGVAKKNCDVACIGCMKCVKVCKFDAIKVEDNLAYIDFVKCKLCTKCIAECPTGAIASVNFPPKKIVEEVKTETIDVIKDDVLSEVIIEKVKIKDSEEKENTSDIQD; the protein is encoded by the coding sequence GTGAATTCTATTCTGATTATTTCTGTGGTAGTTTTGACGCTGATTGGTGTTATTTCTGCCATTATTTTGTATTTTGCCGCTAAAAAGTTTTATGTAAAGGAAGATGATCGTATCCCTGTTATCTTAGATCTTCTTCCAGGAGCTAATTGCGGCGGTTGCGGATTTACAGGCTGTAAAGCTCTGGTTGAAGCAATGATAGAAAAGGGTGATATGACAGGATTTAGCTGTCCTGGTGCCGGAAGCGAAGCTATGGATAAAATTGCTTCAATTCTCGGATTGGTTGCCGAAAAGAATGAACCCAAAATAGCTGTTGTTCGTTGTGCCGGCTCACGCGATAAAGCCCGCCCGAAAGTTACTTACGAAGGAATTTCATCTTGCTCTTTTGCAAACTCTTTGAGTGCCGGTGAAAGCGGTTGTAAATACGGATGTCTCGGATATGGCGATTGTGTCGCAAGTTGTAAATTCGATGCTATTTATATTGATGAAACTACAGGTTTGCCGGTTGTTTCAGAAGAAAATTGTACCAGTTGTGGTGTCTGTGTGAAAAATTGTCCGAGAAATATTATTGAGATTCGTAATAAAGGTCCTAAAAACCGCAGAATTTATGTGTCTTGTATAAATAAAGAAAAGGGCGGCGTTGCTAAAAAGAATTGCGATGTTGCTTGTATAGGATGTATGAAATGTGTGAAAGTTTGTAAGTTTGATGCGATAAAAGTTGAAGATAATTTGGCTTATATTGATTTTGTTAAATGTAAATTGTGTACAAAATGCATTGCCGAATGTCCTACAGGAGCTATAGCTTCCGTTAATTTCCCACCTAAAAAAATCGTTGAAGAAGTAAAAACAGAAACCATTGACGTCATTAAAGATGATGTTCTTTCCGAAGTAATTATTGAAAAAGTAAAGATAAAAGACTCAGAGGAAAAAGAAAACACTTCTGATATACAAGATTAG
- a CDS encoding DUF4294 domain-containing protein — protein sequence MKKIILILFLLMSCRLISAQNNDSLIIVKAEVKDNDTLIQITLPGVTIYPEKVFKTNREYVQYTRLMHNVKKVYPYAKLAGEKLKLYAPILDTLETKKERDKYFDIIEEELWTEYGSTLKNFTIKQGAILIKLVDRECQRSTYQVLKDFRGGFSAFFYQAFARIWGFNLKTEYDPEGADADIEDIVLRIEAGAI from the coding sequence ATGAAGAAAATCATTTTAATATTATTCCTTTTGATGTCTTGTCGGCTTATTTCTGCTCAAAATAATGATAGTCTGATAATTGTAAAAGCCGAAGTTAAAGATAACGACACATTAATCCAAATTACTTTGCCCGGTGTAACTATTTATCCTGAGAAAGTTTTCAAAACCAATCGTGAATATGTTCAATACACAAGACTGATGCACAATGTCAAAAAGGTATATCCTTACGCGAAGCTGGCCGGGGAGAAGTTAAAATTATATGCTCCGATCCTTGATACTTTGGAAACAAAAAAAGAACGCGATAAATATTTCGATATTATTGAAGAAGAACTCTGGACGGAATATGGTAGTACTTTAAAGAATTTTACAATAAAGCAGGGAGCAATTTTAATTAAGCTGGTAGATAGAGAGTGTCAACGTAGCACTTATCAAGTTTTAAAAGATTTTCGCGGCGGATTTTCAGCGTTTTTTTATCAGGCATTTGCCCGTATCTGGGGATTTAATCTTAAAACAGAATATGATCCGGAAGGAGCTGATGCGGATATTGAGGATATAGTACTGCGTATTGAAGCCGGAGCGATATAA